The sequence CATAAGTTCAATGCCTTAAACCGAACGGGCATAAATGCCGGATGAATCGGATTGGCCATTTTGACTAGCCCATCGCCCCGTAATGCATCCTGATAGAGGCGGTTTGCCAGCATCAGAGCAGGCAGTGAGCGGTTAAAGCTGACTTCACCGACACGCGATAAATTCGCCCCCGCCTGTTGCAGCAGCGCCACAATCGACTCTCGCATCAGCATCAGTGCCGAGTAGGTTTCATCATTGCCGCGATCGGCCGCTGCCAGTGCAGTGTCGTCAATCACCGCGCAGACTCGGCCCAGTACCGCGACCGCATCGTCATAACTTTCCGGCTGATATTGGGCGGCGACAGACACCATGCCTCCGGCACAGAGGGTCATCATTAAATGATGGCTGGCATCCATAACAGCTACGTCACTGCTGTTGGCGAGAAATCTGTCGTCACGGATTGCCGTCAGGTTTTCCATCAGGCGGATAATATCTAAGGTACTGATCCCGCTGGCTAATAGGGCATTGACCAGTGCCAGCACCTTGCCAGCATACCCATCAATGCTGCTCGCACTGAGTAACGCCTCGATGGCCGCATCAATCGCGGCTTGCCCTTCAACCGTCAACGCCAGCCGCTGGGCTACCAATGCGGGCAAATTATTGGTGTCACTTTGCTGGCTCACGACGGCGGTTGCGCCTGAGCTGCTGCCACCGACAGTGCCATGATTGAAGCGGCCATAGCGGTTACGGCCCAAGGTTGAGCGCAGTGCATTGCCGAGATTACTGGCTTCATTGGTGGTGTTGGTGACCATGCGCCCCCAAAATGCCGCCGTATTTTTCAGGGTTTTTATCGCCTGAGTGGCCGAGCGCATTTCACCTTTCACTGTTGAGATAAAACCAGCGACGGCTTTGGCGCTCAAGCCCAGCCAGGAAGATTGAATGGAAGTCCCAATTTCTGCCGCGCCGGTGATAGCAAAGGCCCGTAAACCAGACTCAACCACCGTGAGTGTGAAGGCGAAGACGCGCCCATTGGCGCTGTTTTCATCGATTTTCAGTGCGCTATCGGTGACACTGACCATCATTTCGCCGAGTGTCGGATGAACCAATGTTCCGGCACCGGGCATTTCACAGGCGGCGATCAATGAATCGCGCTGTGTCATCACATCTGGTGCAGTGTATATCTGACTGTTTTGCACCAGAAATCCGCTTAACAACAGGGTTCTGGCGCTGCGCCCCATATCTTCGATATAGCTGGTGTCGCGATAAGGGTAGCTGTGGACCACCTGACGGCGGCCAAAGTTGCTGGCGCTTTTATCAATCACAAAAGGAACACCACGAAACGATGCTTGGTGCAGATGTTCCGACCATTGCCAATTGTCGCTACCCTCGCCCAATAGCGCGGATAATGTATTGCCGATAAGTGACATTTCGTTCTCCTATACAGGATGCTTAGGATAGAAAGTAAAAAACCCGCCGAAGCGGGTTATGACGAAATTGAAGTGATATTAAGGGCTGCATTACATTGGCATTGCCATGGCGTAACTGATCCGGCCACCACCCTGTGCGGGAATAACCGAGGTTTCCCCCGTTCGGCCATCAATGAGTGTCAGTTCGATCTGCACCCGGTTATTTTGCATGGCGGTGGCAATAACATCGGCAATAGCCCTCAAATTCACTCCGCCCGTTGATTCCGTATCAATGGGTGAGGCATTGACCGAAACACCGCTGGCATCAGCACCCGCCGATGAAATAGCCGATGGCGACCAGAGGGAATAAGGATCTGGTGCATTAGGATCGGTGGCCCGATTATTACGCCAAGTGTTTTGGGTTGATATCTGAGAGTCAACTTCAGCGACGGGTCCAAGATTAAAAAGATCAGTTAATGGGTTAGGTTCCATTTGAACTGGCCGAAGTGCAGGAATAACCCCGATATCTTGAGTTTGACTATTTATTGTCTCCGTATTTTTAGACTCGTGATAAGCCTGATATTTCTTACGAAACCCATCAGTCATCAGACCGCTATTAAGCATCATCGTCTCATACCAATTAAGTTTCTGATTAAAATCGGGTTCATTATAAGCCCAGCGCATTTTCTCCGAGTCAGCACCGTTAATTACGCCGAAACTGCGAAGAATGGCAAAATTATCGGCACCATATGTCAATAAATCAGTTAAGCCACCAATACCATCAGCTACAGAACCATCGGAGACGAGCATTCTATCTCCAGCATTAGATACTTTTTGTTTTAAACCTTCCCAAGCCATCCCTAATTCATTAGTCTGCCGGTTTAAGTGCGTCAGTTGAGTATTAAGTTCAGGATCAATGGTTAATCCATAGTGAGTTGATTTGGCGAGTAAATCATTTAGTCGTACTCCCTCTCTCAGTAACTCAATGGCACCACTGTCTTCACCACCAAGAGCTTCGATCAGTTTACTCTGAGCTTTGGGTGCCATTTGTGGAAAATCTCTGGCAATGTTGGTCAATGTTGCAGGCACATCCGCCGTGCCATTTTCATTGCTGATAACGTCGTAGCCGAAGTCACTTAACTGTGTCACTCCCTGCTCATTACGCCCCCATAACATGTTATTTAACGTGCTATAGAGCTGTTGAGTTGAGTTGAGCGCAGCTATTTTCTCAGTACCGAGAATGCGCATAGCGCCAATAACCTGACTGAATTGATCAATAGGTGCACTTACATTTTGAGCTGCATTCTCTATTGTGGCAGCTTGTTTCGCGTCATTAATAGCAATGCCTAATACTTCGGAAGCAATAGCATAAGGAACATTAAGCCGCCCACGCCAAAGCTCTATTTTATCCAGAGAGTTGACTATTTTATTCTGTGGAGGAACCCCATCAATTTTGTATTTATCAGCCATTTTTGCCAG comes from Yersinia mollaretii ATCC 43969 and encodes:
- a CDS encoding DNA circularization protein, which gives rise to MSLIGNTLSALLGEGSDNWQWSEHLHQASFRGVPFVIDKSASNFGRRQVVHSYPYRDTSYIEDMGRSARTLLLSGFLVQNSQIYTAPDVMTQRDSLIAACEMPGAGTLVHPTLGEMMVSVTDSALKIDENSANGRVFAFTLTVVESGLRAFAITGAAEIGTSIQSSWLGLSAKAVAGFISTVKGEMRSATQAIKTLKNTAAFWGRMVTNTTNEASNLGNALRSTLGRNRYGRFNHGTVGGSSSGATAVVSQQSDTNNLPALVAQRLALTVEGQAAIDAAIEALLSASSIDGYAGKVLALVNALLASGISTLDIIRLMENLTAIRDDRFLANSSDVAVMDASHHLMMTLCAGGMVSVAAQYQPESYDDAVAVLGRVCAVIDDTALAAADRGNDETYSALMLMRESIVALLQQAGANLSRVGEVSFNRSLPALMLANRLYQDALRGDGLVKMANPIHPAFMPVRFKALNL